The sequence tgcaaagcaagcagcatctcttgggttgctgtcactgaatgaggtaggacctccgcaactttcaacgacaattactaggccaaagccctgcggcctcggctgaattacacagtgagttcttctaaattcCCCGCTAATGttggcaaggaccctggacctaaacataaccctaaatccagcggatctgcgcatactaaatccctacaagctaaagaacttactaaaagtcccaaccaacagtcaatctcagctaagctgttcatagactctgttacaaagactgttcttatgttcgcatgttacagaaaatcttcagtaaagtttacgcaagttttcagcgaagctctggttgtggacaatactttattctgcaaacacctatcgtccttgtgaagggtggcgataggcgaAGTCATACGGCATTTAactctcaccctggcgtcacgactgacaagggttaatagcacccttTATAACCTGTACAGCAACATCCCGATCACCATTCACACCCACAAGGCACcacaggtgagttaaagtttattttattcatttttgcagcccgggcacaggaatatgtagtacagtacagatttccagcgccggcggcccgcaactctcaagtggacgaggagagcagcgcttgcaggtaatgtgattagttccccgatgtgggggacagcgcagtgctgggctgataaagtgggggggggggggggtgttagagaAGCAGCAATGAGAAATATGTAGTTTTAAATCCTTTCTATAGCATGATAGCACTTTAGTTAATGTGaattgactttgaaataattgcaTGCGATTTTTTTCTATTACTACTATGTCTATGTGAACAGGTGCTTATCTATTTTGCTATATAATCCACACCCTCTCCACACCTGGTACGCATGACTACGGGGGCAGCAGGAGGAAGATCTCAGCTCAGATTTCTCTGTTGATGTGCTAAGCTCCACTTTGTTAGAAGATTTACGATGAAGTCTCTAAAATAAAAACAACTGAAATAACCAGAAACAAACATTGTAATCGTGAGTTACTATCCGGCTGGGTCTATATATTATGGGCACGTCTTAAATGTTTTTACATCCCACGGTGTGTGGATATATTGTAGCTGGAAGGGAGAGGTGGAACTCCCTTGTGGGACCATGCACtgttgccctcatttactattgcaaacccgacatgttttgttgggttgtgtgccagattctgttgcattgcgccagaatttgcaccagaattgaaaaaacccagactaactctccattttgctaagaaaacccaaaacggGGTGTGGCTGCTggtaaaaggggtgtggtctccagaaaggggcgtgttcccaacatttccacaaaaacccaacatatttactaaggtttccacatacaatgtggtggatttgagctgaggaaaaccctacagatcagagcatgtgtaaaaaaaagcaaagtgtagggaaagtggaaaatgtagggaaaccttagtaaataccgtggaaaataaattgtagggaattaaaacccacaaagaaacctacacaatacTCTTAATAAATAAGGGCCTGTATTGTGTGAATTTTGGCAAACCCTTTGAACTGTGTTCTTACAAATATCAGAATGAGAGCACATTAGGGAGATGCCAAGTATGCAAGATCCAGAATGGGTTGCTTAAGTTATTCCATGTTGAACTCAAGTATATATGTAACTTATATTTATCTCTATGGTGTATAAGGAGGTCTGACTGCATGAAGCATCATTACCGACGAGAAACGTGAAATTTCTTCACTCCCACTTGCTATTATTCTTGCACCATTGTTATTGATACAGATATATTTTAGTGTAATTTCCCTATGCAGGATGCTTGATACCTCTTACCTGACTGCACTTTATAGGGTGATTTTTGTCCTGTTGCTGACTTGCACTTGGTTAGTCCTGTCAAGTTCATGGTTTCCTCTTGGTctgttttgttatttatttttaacatgccttttagtatgtataatttttttttggccatttGGCTTTATTGCATGTCAATCTCTTGGCTAACTCTGTGATATTTTTTGTGCTCCCTACAGTCAGTATGGTGGACTTCTGTGGCCAGAACATCAGAGGAGACGGAATGATCATCAATTCTCACAGTGAttccaggaagtattactttgtgTCTATGGGCACTGACTGCCGTTTAACCATGCAAGCTGCAGCCCAGCAGGACAAGGTCCAGTTCCAGTTCCGCTTTTTCCTGGTATACAGCCTCCTGCGTATGTCTAATATTCAGACTTCTGTACTGGGGGTTAATGGCAGCGCACATGCTTCATCCATCAAGGGCACCCCAAGACCCCCAGGAACACACATTGACCCCTGCAATGCTGGCTCATATGTTCAGTTTTATGATGGGAAAGACCTTTATTCTGAGCCACTGGGCTTTCCTCTTTGTGGCAAAACTATCCCCAGACCCGTCCTGTCCACAGGAAACTATCTAACCTTGCGTCTGGTTACACGAGGGCAGCAACCCAGAGTTGACTTTGTTGGAGATTTCACCTCTTTCCGCGTAGGTAAGTGCAGGCATTGGAGAAAGGCGATAGGGTAGGTGGGGATTTGTGGGGAGGGTTTTCTATTCTCGAGTTACTTGTGCTTTAATTATATACAGATTGATTGATTAATAAATAATGTCATCCATGTATCTGATGAGACACAAAATAATCCATGGCTGCCGTTAGACATCAAACATATCTCGATCTTTGACATTTTTAGGTTTCAATACTTCAGAGTGCAGGTCGACACCGTATTTTCCTTGCCACAATGGAAAATGTATCCCATCCAGCCTGGTGTGTGACGAGCAGGACATTGACAACTGTGGAGATGGCAGCGATCAAGCCATAGGGCCTCCGGCCAActgtgtcagtgtgtctgtagacAGAAGAAACGATGGAAGAGGTAAGGACCCCGCAAATAGctataaaccagtggtcttcaaacggcATATTCTGACATCACTGGGTGTTGCTGAGCTGTAACCTTCAGAAAACAGGTGCCATGGAGTGAGGTGGAGTTCTGTCATGGACCCTGTATTGCAATTTTCCTTaggaaaattagaatttttttttttttttaagaaataggATTCCTATTTACAGTATCCTCTTCTGATATGTATATAATTGGAGCAGAATGCATATTTTACCATCAGGAATGACCATTCTCTCTATGATATTGTTTGGCAGGTGTCATTGGAACCGCGATTCCCTCTGAAACCATAAGCCCCAGCGCAGCTGCTGTACCAAACCTACAGACACCAGCGGTAAATCTCACCTGTGGGAATGATGGGAACCAGAATCTGCTCGCTCCAGACATTGGCCAACCTCACGGGTCAAACTCAGGTACTTCACATGTGTAGTTAAAACAGTGGCTCGATGGTGCTTGTGGTTTTACAAGAACCATCACACCTGATATTGGTTGGATGAAGGGTATCTATAAATGATCCAGTTAATCTAGGCCATATATTTAAGCCCATTCACACTTCACTTCTTGACTTTGTCAATGGTACAAGTTGTGATTCTGACAAAACTAAAGTATGCAATCGTATACCGTGGCAAAGCCACAGTGTGTCCATTGACTTCAGTAGATGCACCGTGGCATATGGCActacttttttgtatatatttcaaGATGTGAATAAGCTCTTATTATTAAGAATCACtctgaaattgttttcttttgctAATATATGGCAGCATAGGTTATTAGAATAATGTAGGGGTTCTTGTGAATACCTTTGTGTGTTTTATTTCATGTGACAGGTATGGGGTTTCAACCATACTGATTCAAATTCTATctctgaaatgatttcctaatgctgactacatttcccatgaacactttgactttgcagagagaggggtacGGAGTCTCATCACTGCTCCTGGTCATCTAATTTGACTGCTGCGGAAGTTCACTTATAAGTTTTATCAGTTCACCTTAGTGAGTTGGGGGGTCAGTTCTCATtttgtgcagttttgatgtgcttttttttatttaaagtgagTTGTTTAGAGAAATATATAGAGGGGAAAgggactttttatataatttttcacACATTTGTACTGCATTTtggctgttttttgttttgtttttttgctgcaatgtttcaaaattgtggtaaaaattttagtttttttctgtgatttgcacaattgcaaaaatgcagcaaaaaatgctattttaccacaattgtacaaatcacagaaaaaaaaagtaatttttaccacaatttttgaacattttgtgaacacAGCCTTGGGGGAGGTATATAGCTATGTATATACTgacccataaagatagcagcagtatacaggtagagctgggaAGGGTCTGTGAGCTGTCAGGAgtgatctgataggtgatgaagTTATCCTGTTGTTTACAACATACTGGGGATACAGAATGACAAGGGGCTGTGCATGGAGTGTCACGTCATATAGACGCATCTGTCTTTCAGAACTGAAATCCTCAGCCTCCTTCCTCTACCTGTACATCATTCTGGGCTTTATGGTTGGCGTCGCTCTTTTATTCTGGTGTTGTTGGTCACCAGGCTGGTTCATCTGGAGAGTCGGCGCCTGCAGATTCATTCCCTGCTGCAACTCCTTCTGCGCATCATGTCACCTCTGCAGCCGCAGCTGCGTCTTAAAGGACAAAATTCGACCCAGCAAAGTGACCCCTCAGGACACAACTACTACTGAACCGGTGTGATTCTCATCTCTGTATGTAGAGACATGGCTGGTACGGGGGTGGGGTGTTATGTGAACCCTTTATGGTGTCACTAAGTGGACACTGTCATCGTTCTACCTCAGGAATCACTAGTAAATGCACACATACAAACAAACTGACCATCTGTGGACTGGACGCGGGCACCTGGCTCTGCTAAATATTTATTAGTTCCCTGTACATTATttgtttttaacaatttttttttctcaaaaaaaaatgtaaaataaaaaaaactttaaatttgcttctattgctttttttttttctaataaacgtTGTCAAACTAAGTGACAAGATGAGTCAGCCCATGTTCCAAAAATCTGGTTTATTGGTTAGTtgtgatccccccccccaaggcacTGATGTAACAGGACGACATAACATGTTTTGCGCGCAACGCCCCCCCACCAGGTGTACATAGACCCTCCTGACAGCACCAGTATCGCAGCTCAGATGTAGGATTCCATATTGTAGAAAACTTGTCCTATGTAGGGCACTTATTGGGTGCTTTGGATTCTTTGCTTGTCTCGTTTGTTGCTTCACCTAGGACCGGAGCTTATGCTGTCttaggtcagtatttcccaatcagagtgcctccagctgttacagaactataactcccagcatgtccgggcaacCTTTgccagtctgtgcatgctgatagctgtagttttgcaacagctgaaggcgctcTGAGCTAAGGTAACATTggtggcaggaaaaaaaaaaacatttgtagaccCCTGGAATCATATGCTGCCCTCTAGGGGCCCATACAGGAGTTGAACTCTCTATAAGGGGTTATGTACATGTTCTGGGGCATCTTTATAAAAATGAGTGCACAAGGAGGGCTATATATGTGTACATAATTCCTGTAACATGATGACTGAATACTGATCTGTAGCTTCTCTCAGTGCATATCATAATTTACTCcagtagtttattttttattttatttccactAGTCTTGAAAGACCAGAAACCCTAAACCCATCGATTCCAGTAAGCAGGGCCCCCCACGTAACATTGTACGTAACACAAAGCTTCCACGGCTCATACAGGGCTGGTGCCCGCCACGTCCTGCAGGGCAAAAGTGCTCAACGGGAGCGAAGTGTTATACCGATCTGTGGATGTGACTGCAATGATAGGGCTGGGGGACAGGACGCTGGTTCTGGGAACACAAATGCTGCTCAGAACTGATGAACCAATGTATATTCTGCATTTAGTATAGGAAAAGAGATACGGCAGAGAGGAATGATGAGGATTCACCTGGAAGACTTGGACCGTTCTAATATACTAATGACATAAATATGTAAGGGCCACAGGAAAGCTGCTCTGTTCAGAACTTTTCACCTATAGCTCTTGTATCCGGAGCAGGGACCCCATGATGAGTCCCCCCCCCCTGGCCCACCAATGCTTAGGGGTCCAGACCACCAATACTGTGACATGTAGATACAAAAAACCCAGGAGCGGTGGTGTCAGAGAGGTGACGTCAACACATCTGCTTTTTGttagttgtttttgttttttggttagGGATTCTTTTTAAAAAACATACATCTGGTTCAATACATACAAATTTCCTTCATCCAGCAGTAAAACACATGGAAATCTgaagacattaaaaaaaataattaaaaagaaaGAGATTCCGTGTAGGTAATATAGAAATGCGCAATCCAAATACTTTTCGTTAGCACcacctcttgtttttttttttttggtagcagCAGAAGCACCTTGTATATTTAGACTCCATATTTTGACACTGTCTTTTCTTTGTTTTAATAGTCTTTTTGCTTTTGCCCCAGGCTTTTTGACTGTCAGGAAAGCCTCTGGCCCTCACCTAGGATGGGCACTCTCTGGTGTGGTGCGCCGTCTCTGACTGGTGCTTCAGGTCGATAGGCTGGTGAAGCTGGTGAGATGGTCGGGCATTTACAAGTACCAAGTTTTTGATGCATCCTGTAATACCAGCGGAGAACTTCCCTCCTGTCATCAGCTTCACATTGGGCGCCCCACCTGGAATGAGGAGGTAGCTGTCAGGAAGTGTGTTGTCATATCCCAGCAGGGAAAGGAACAGGCAAGTAAAAAACTTTACACAAAATGTTCACTACAGCACAGGACAGTCCTTGCTGCCGCTCTCCTCCCAGCTAATGAGGACCCCTGTCGTCTGCAGGGTGCTCAGAGCTGGAAGGTCATTGTACTGCACTTGCGCTCTTGAGTTCACATTAGTAGGGTAGAAAATTCCCAATCAATACAACAACAACAAGTTTTCTGTTGCTCTtgagagggttgtggagacttCCTAGCTAATAGGGACTGTTCCAACA is a genomic window of Hyla sarda isolate aHylSar1 chromosome 10, aHylSar1.hap1, whole genome shotgun sequence containing:
- the LDLRAD2 gene encoding low-density lipoprotein receptor class A domain-containing protein 2 isoform X2, which encodes MVDFCGQNIRGDGMIINSHSDSRKYYFVSMGTDCRLTMQAAAQQDKVQFQFRFFLVYSLLRMSNIQTSVLGVNGSAHASSIKGTPRPPGTHIDPCNAGSYVQFYDGKDLYSEPLGFPLCGKTIPRPVLSTGNYLTLRLVTRGQQPRVDFVGDFTSFRVGFNTSECRSTPYFPCHNGKCIPSSLVCDEQDIDNCGDGSDQAIGPPANCVSVSVDRRNDGRGVIGTAIPSETISPSAAAVPNLQTPAVNLTCGNDGNQNLLAPDIGQPHGSNSELKSSASFLYLYIILGFMVGVALLFWCCWSPGWFIWRVGACRFIPCCNSFCASCHLCSRSCVLKDKIRPSKVTPQDTTTTEPV
- the LDLRAD2 gene encoding low-density lipoprotein receptor class A domain-containing protein 2 isoform X1 encodes the protein MRTPRLLPPLFLLVTIMLPPVRALDTVSMVDFCGQNIRGDGMIINSHSDSRKYYFVSMGTDCRLTMQAAAQQDKVQFQFRFFLVYSLLRMSNIQTSVLGVNGSAHASSIKGTPRPPGTHIDPCNAGSYVQFYDGKDLYSEPLGFPLCGKTIPRPVLSTGNYLTLRLVTRGQQPRVDFVGDFTSFRVGFNTSECRSTPYFPCHNGKCIPSSLVCDEQDIDNCGDGSDQAIGPPANCVSVSVDRRNDGRGVIGTAIPSETISPSAAAVPNLQTPAVNLTCGNDGNQNLLAPDIGQPHGSNSELKSSASFLYLYIILGFMVGVALLFWCCWSPGWFIWRVGACRFIPCCNSFCASCHLCSRSCVLKDKIRPSKVTPQDTTTTEPV